The following proteins come from a genomic window of Plectropomus leopardus isolate mb chromosome 11, YSFRI_Pleo_2.0, whole genome shotgun sequence:
- the LOC121950221 gene encoding cytochrome c oxidase subunit 5A, mitochondrial-like, with protein sequence MFRAAVRLSVSGVRSLTRRQPGCQALLASRCYSHGKQETDEEFDARWVTYFNKPDIDAWELRKGMNTLIGYDLVPEPKILEAALRACRRLNDLASAIRILEAVKDKSGPHKEIYPYLIQELRPTLDELGISTPEELGIDKL encoded by the exons ATGTTCAGAGCCGCCGTCCGACTTTCGGTCTCCGGTGTCCGGAGTTTAACCCGCAGGCAACCTGGGTGCCAAG CTCTTTTGGCCTCAAGGTGTTACTCACATGGGAAGCAAGAGACAGATGAGGAGTTTGACGCTCGCTGGGTCACCTATTTCAACAAGCCAGACATTGATGCATGGGAGCTGAGAAAAG GGATGAACACATTGATTGGTTATGATCTGGTACCTGAGCCAAAGATTCTTGAGGCAGCACTGAGAGCTTGTCGGAGGTTAAATGACTTGGCCAGTGCCATCCGAATTTTGGAAGCTGTGAag GATAAATCCGGCCCTCATAAAGAGATCTACCCATATCTGATCCAAGAGCTGCGGCCAACATTAGACGAGCTCGGCATCTCGACGCCTGAGGAGCTTGGCATTGACAAACTGTAG
- the LOC121950103 gene encoding ribonuclease P protein subunit p25-like protein: MSKRRGQMKSSNIGSSPVMELQSTSFNFDIPSSSSSPKLGRSNFRRVSRTEDNSPYPIPGLAADILHMRVKEGSKIRNLLRFATARMQGDGKDSNDTSLRQVVFTGSGRGVTKTITCVEILKRKVGELHQVTKLYYKTVNEVWESSQQGEPGVTMQRTVPAICILLSKDPLDPQEPGYQLPQTLSVPTEDIERCRALLRPAHSPSSQHTAKRVCLDDWSM, translated from the exons ATGAGTAAACGCAGGGGTCAGATGAAGAGTTCAAATATTGGAAGCAGCCCTGTAATGGAACTGCAGTCTACTTCATTCAACTTTGACATCCCATCTTCATCTTCGTCTCCAAAACTTGGACGGAGTAACTTCAGAAGAGTCAGCCGCACAGAGGACAACAGCCCATATCCAATCCCCGGCCTGGCAGCAGACATCCTGCACATGCGAGTGAAAGAAGGAAGCAAAATCCGCAATTTGCTTCGGTTTGCCACAGCTCGTATGCAAGGGGACGGGAAAGACAGCAATGACACATCACTGAGACAGGTGGTCTTTACTGGCTCAGGTAGAGGAGTCACCAAGACCATCACCTGTGTGGAGATTCTGAAACGTAAAGTCGGAGAGCTCCACCAGGTAACCAAGCTCTACTACAAGACAGTGAATGAGGTCTGGGAGAGTTCTCAACAGGGAGAGCCAGGTGTAACCATGCAGAGGACAGTCCCTGCCATCTGTATTTTGCTCTCAAAAGACCCTCTGGATCCACAGGAGCCTGGATACCAACTCCCCCAAACCCTGAGTGTTCCCACAGAGGACATAGAGAGATGCAGAGCTCTGCTCAGACCCGCTCACAGTCCCTCCTCACAGCACACAGCCAAGAGAGTCTGTTTGGATGACTGGAGT ATGTAA